The sequence GTTGGAAAGCTAGCATCCTAtggacagtgccatgttgaaggtcactgagctcttcagtaaggccattctactgccaatttttgtctatggggattgcatggttgtgtgctccattttatacacatgtcagtaacgggtgtggctgaaataaccaaatccactaatttgtgtccacatacactatttATACAAAAGTATATCAGTAGGATTAATCAGTGTATATCAATGTGGACACAATGCCTTTTAAAAATGTTTAAGATTGCATTGTAATTTTTAGTGCgttttgtgtttaaaaaaaacattaaataaaGTGTTTGTACTAAAGGCGCTACTTTCCCAGCGCATGCACACTTTACATTGTGTAGACAGAGTAGTCTATATAGTGCAGCTATTGTATTCTTGGGTGTTTAGGTCCACTGACCGCACTCTTCCTTTAACTCACCGTCGATACCACCTGGCACCTCGTTCTGGGCGTCCATGAGCAGTATGGGCTGTATGCGGTAAAACAGCGCACTCTGCCACCACAGTAGCGTCGGTGCGACCGGTCTAGGGCTCTGCACTATGATGGCAATAGAGGCGCCCAGCAAGGCCAGCCAACCCAGCCAGAAGAACACCATCAGGCGGGAGCGTATTTTCCTCCACCCCGGCCCCCCCGCTTCGAGCTCCAGCTGTTCCTTGGACATGGGCTGCCATTTCGGCGTCTCTGGTTCGGGGTCCGTGATCAGCAGTGGGACCGTCTCAGAGCCACCCAGACTGCCCGACATCCCAGAGCCCACTGCCGTGCTGCCATAGCCACCATCCATGTTCAATGGCATTCCAATTCGGCTACTGCAGTTTCAATTACAAATATTTTGAAAAATGCCATAATCCAATATTATTTACATACAACGAAACTATCAAATAATAGTTGAAAGTCCTACATCTAGGCTACAATTCATTACACTTTCAAACATTTGATGACTTTAAATCGAGGGGTTACGCACGTGCGCCATCtacaaaacagattttttttaacttGCGTAAAACACGCTACACACTTTCTATTTTTGTGCACCTTTCGATAAAATATTGCAAGTTATTTATTTTAAACAAAAGTACACCCAGGGAACTCGCCTACGAGACATGCGAAAGCTGTCAGCGTTCGGATTGTCGTGATGGAGGACAAGGTATGTCCTGACAGTGACGTCTCTAACGTGGCGGGTGAGTGCACACACTTGCATGTCATCTTGACAAAGTCCAACCATGCGTTTTAAAAACAACCAATTAGCCAATTTACCTTGTCAATTCATTTTAATTCTAACTCCATCCATTAGCTAAATTTACCAACGTTTAATTTAACCAATATTGATCAGATGAAACAAATGACAAAAATAGACAATAGCCTAGGTTTCCTGGACAAAGCAATATTCTGACCACCTGACAAACAAAACGCAATTTCCCTACATCAATGGCAATTTAAAGattaatacataaaaaaattacCTTCCCTTGGCTCTCTCATGTCACACCCACATGTTTGTGTGATTTGCTAAATGTCATGTTCAAGGCAAAAAATGCTGAATTATGTTATCTAGAATGTTGATCGATTTATAGAAAATCTTGGCTATTTAATTACACCACATCATTTCTTGTTACAAAAGGAATAAACTTCTAGCAAACATTGTGACAACCAACAGACTGACATCCAACCCTGCGAGTGTTTGATGGCTAATAACTCCATGTTGGAATAAGATGATGAATAAAATAAGGGTCCCATTAACACAATACCTTGGTATTTCTATTGCTGTTGAAAAGAGTCTTGCAAGAGATTGGTGCTGAGAAATACACACCAGGGTAAAAAGTGACAATCAGCATCGGTCTCCCCTAATATCTGTCCAATCCAATGCAATGATCTCTAAAAGCATCATAACGCACCTGATAACTGGCAACCGTCTGGTCTTTGAGTGTTTGTCTTCCTACTGTTCTTTCAGTCTTTATCCTCTTCTGCTGCATGTGCTTTCTGCAGACCAGTTCTATCCAGTCGGTTGTGTTGTTGGTTTTTGTCCTCTTAATGTTTAAGGGGTATGGAGGTGAGAGGGACACTGTGTCTGTCAAATGAAATCTTGGCCGGAGCAATTAGGGTGGAGGTGTTGAGTCTTGACACACCCTGACAACACATTCCGGAGAACCCGTGCTCAAAGGTTCTGAGGTCTTGGTAGGGCTTCATTAGAGCAAGGGCTCCCTACTTCGTTTAGATCACGTGTCAAACTCGTTCcacggagggctgagtgtctgcaggtttttgctccTCCGTTGTACTtgtttgatgaattaaggtcacttattagtaaagaactcccctcacctggttgtctaggtcttaattgaaaggaaaaaactaaaacaCGCATTTGACGCCCCTGGTTTAGATGCATGCAACTGGCCAAAAGACAGTTCTGGAATGATATCAATGGTTCGTTATGGAACTGTCTTGTATTCTTCTCCCTTGGTCCTTAGTCTAACCCTGTAGTGCTGTATCTATCAAACATTTTAGGAGTAAGAGCCCACTCCGCTCTATCAAAAATCCCAGAATGTCATTTTATTTCATTGATTTATTGCCCCTTAAGGGCTTTAATGCGATGCCCATACAGTCATCAAATCACTGACATTTGTGAAAGTTCTCACGGTAATCTGTTGCGCTGCCGTATCCTCTCGGATCCCACTTCCTCCTGATTTCATAGAATTCAAAACAGACATGCTGCAGCAGTGTTTGATCTCGAGTCTAGCTCgttttgacctctgacctctgtcatGGAATACAGCTGCTACGTTCATCCGTTTGGTATGATCCGAAGGAGGAATAAAGTAATTGTACAGCAACAGAGGGCTTTGTAAGGCAGCGCAATGACATGTATTGAAAAGAAGACATGCTAACAGCAGAACCACTTATTTTCAAAAACAGAAGAACAATTTACCTGTAGCTACACTACTCTACCTGTCACACGGGTCTAAATCATGTCTAACTGTGAGCATCTGTGCTCTAAACTGCAAAAGGTTACAGTGTGTGTGCTAATAATCCCACAGCCCATATtatccactcactcactcactcgcacacacattcacacacacttggACATATGATGTTGTGTCCATCATCGTCATGACACCCATCTATTCATGTCACCTATGCTCCCTCACAGGATTATGCAGATTATCTAGTGTAGGCCATGACATCACAGGACACGTGCATATCGGCGCCTTCACTGGTCTGCAATGGTTGAAGGGGTGTTTTTTCAATTTAATTTGATGCGGCAGTATGGAGTTGCACACTGCTTAAACATATCAgttggattttaaatgaaataacATGATCAGCCTTATTCGTAAGCTTCTAGTCTTGAAGGAAAGGAACTACCCAGGCACCTTAAAGTGTAAAGTAAGAAAGTTAATAAATATTATATCTAATTATCATGTATTTTAAAGAATAGTTTTGGAATATGTAATTCTTCCCTTGCTGGAATAATGCTAACTATTTGATATTTTCTGATGGTACAGTAGACTTGTTGATAGACAGTGTAAATGAGGAACAGAGAAGAGATGATTGGCTAAGGGCAGGCCCAGGTCACACCCCCTCCCACCATAGTTCTTTATTTAGCTATTGGCTGATTCCTCAGCTGGAAAGCGGAGGCCCCAATTCTAAATGGTCGCCATGGATACGCGAGGCTGAAGAATACATTTCCATGGATACGACTAGTTGGACTCTTCAGATCCTCCGATGTCCTGGAATGCGACAGGTCAATTACGTGTCAGGGGGAAAAAATAACTTAGTTACTTTGTAGTCCAGTTTGCACTTATGTGTTTAGTGAGACAGAGGGCACACTCTTGCACTATGTTTGGTCATCTCCTACCATTGGTTCCAGAGATCTGAAGGGCGTTACAAACTTCTGATATGCAGAGATGACACAGTCTCTTCTGCAAAGGAAAAAGAGAAGaagttatgacaagttatgaACATTTAATATGAACAATTACTCATTCACACACATCTAGGCCTCTTGTCACTTTTTGATCTCTGACTGGTGAGTCATGTGATTGAGTGACTTACTTGCTGGTGACTCCTCCCCCTGGTGGCAGGCCAGGTATGTCCTCAGAGACCAGAAACTTCATCACGTACAGCAGGTCCGGGTCCTTGTCCCGCGACTTTAGCAAGTTGACAATctctaaacacacagacagagagaaagggagagagtgccGTAATGATCAGTCCCTGTTGTCAGAGGGGAGAATTAAGCTGCTCTTGTCTCAGAGCTGTTGTTATTGTTATCAAGTTTCATTTTGATGTGGGGTGATGCCATATTAATATGAAAGCCTATTGTGAGTGAGACCAAGCCAAGATGGTTTAGAGTCGCATAGTAAGCTTAATCGCAACTCAAGCCTATCGAAATCCCTACCTTCCACTTTGGCCTCGAGGATTGTCTCTAGCTCGGCCTCTTTTTGTAGGGCCTCTTGTGACACCTGGGGTGCACCAGGGAAGGTCACGATGATGATGCTCATGTTGTCCAAACTACCCTGTAGGGGGCGACAAAGAGGCAGATTGATATAGGCACAATTCTATGAGCTCTTGTAAGAGAAGCATAAGCCAATATTTTATATGAATAGGAAACATTGTTGGCGTATGATTCATTTCAATAATGTCATTTGTTACCCCAAACATTGAAAAGCTAAATGAAATGTCATGGGGGGTGGGAGCTGTCATATTGCTGAAACTATTGATTGTTTACTTGAGGAATAATGTGATGATGAGGAATATTCTTTGCATGCTCAATGATAATGTGAACAGAAGATAAAATAAGTGTCATTGTGACATCACAATGGAGAACAGGACTATGACGTCTCAGAGTGCACTGTGTTGTGTAAAAATATTCTCAGCTGGGAAGATTTTTACATGGCACTGCAGGTGGAGGGAaattgtgatgtcataatgtgtgTACTGACAGAGAGCAGAAATTAGAATTTTGGAAACGGGTCACAATGGAACAGTAGGACGTAGAATTAAGAATTAGAATACCAGAATGGACATAAGTCGCTATGGATACTAAATGGCTAAAATATAATGATGGTCCAAAGTTCAGCCAATatttgccagtgctgtgataagatattgtgtaaaacTATGAATGTGAAGAATTtatctgcactgtatgtgtgttagctagctagccagacagttttagAGGAGTGATTCCATTAATTAATATGCCAAtattccattcaaacaatgcagtcaatccacagccatacactggctCAAATGAGTTGATGATATGTCTTAcacaagttgtaaatgcaacaagtactgatattgtatcatataatagcactcacAGCTTTCCCCAAAAACTAAATCTGGACATTTatgtctgtttacatatattttagaggctattcATACATTTGTATAAACCTGTATAAATGgtatttataattatatgacaatattttaggttgactATAATTCCATTACACAATTTATGAAACATAACATGCTTTACATTTACATTCCTGCATaagtaaaagcaggaaatgcatcacctatgtctctactgccattcattccaattagactggttttggatttctccctgatcaagatggctgccatttcACCCCATTCTGGAATTGTGAGGGATCATGACATAGCCTCtgtagtaatttaataggatctctatggggaCTAATTGGTTATTGTGATGTCACAGAGCTGAGAAGCTAGGTTCACTGTGTGCTACAACAAAACCCACCTAGCTGAAGTACAGACTCCAAGGAGGTAAGCCTGTTCTGTTGCCGTTGATAAAGTGAGGCTCTTCTTGGACAGGTTAATAGGCCTAGCTCCCAGCTGGTGTGGCCTTGAGACCCTgacagtctaacacacacacacacacacacacacacacacacacaaacactcacccaTAATCCACTGTGTTGCCCtcacctctgtccctctctccctccctctataactCCCTCTCATAATCCTGCTATTTAGAGGACAGGTACAGGTTGTGCCATTGTAAGTCCTAACCAGCCTAAGCAGACCTGAATAAGATAACTGCTTACATAATGCTTGGTACATTAGGTATGTACCGATGTAGGCCCTTCAACACACACCCTGTCCAGTGATGAGTGCCATCATGTACTCCCCTTCACAAAGGTGGTGACCCTTGTGACCTATATCATTAGAGCCCTATTTCTAAACTTTCTTGCCTGGCTAAAATATTAGAATCCTTGATTAATTCTCAGCTAAGATCTTTCTTATCTTTCAAATGTATTCTAAAATGTACATCAGTCAGGTTTTAGACCAGGTCATAGCACTATCTCTGCTGCAACCCTAGTTATAAATGATGTGGTTAACTATATGGATAAAAGGCAACATTGTGCTGCCCTATTCATTGACCTGTCAAATGCTTTCGATACTAttgatcactcactgctaattcgGAGGCTTTCCTCAATTGTCCTAGATCAGGCTGCATGTAACTGGTTTAAAAATGAAATGATAGATAGAACTCTATGTGtctactgatggtgttaaatcagGTTTTCTGGATATTACGAAAGGTGTCTTGCAGGAGTCAATTCTGGGTCCTGTACTTTTTACTGTTTACGTTAACAAAATCaacttattaaaaaaaaaaagtgttacctGCGCTGTATACCgatgatactgttgtgtatgctattgcccccacggttgaccaggctctatctgaactacagtctgcctTCATTCTAATACTGAACTACGTTATTGACCTGAAATTAGTATCGAGTGCAGGTAAAACAAAGTACATATTGttctctacactcttagaaaaaaggtgccatctagaacctaaaagggttcttcggctgtccccataggataactctttgaaaaaccctttttggttccaggtagaaccctttttagttccatgtagaaccttttacacagagggttctacctggaaccaaaaagggttctatctggaaccaaaagggttctacctggaaccaaaaagggttctccaatggggaTAGCCAAATAACATTTGTggactcttttttttttaaagagtgtaGAGCGCATAAAAATAACtctgatgatttaaaaatatGTACTTTAGATGGTGTCCATATTGATCGTGTCCCTTAGAAATATCTTGGATAGATGAAAGGATGTCTTTTTATaaagcatattgatgagttagttaagaCGCTGAGAATAAAAGTGGTCTTCTTTGACAGAAATAGGTCCTGCCTCTTGATAAATATTAGAAAGCGGAATATTCAGTCGAAGTTCCTTTAGGTTCTAGAGTATTGCGACATCATCTATATGAAcgcagctgccacttcattaaagtTGTTAGATGCAGTATATCATAACGCACCGTGCTTTATTACGGCCGACAATTttagtactcatcactgcattctctaccagaaagttggttggccctctgtgatgtcacgtaggttgatacattgctatgttttaatttataaagcccttttacaaaaGGTCCCACTGTACCGGACATCATTACTGAACTTTAGACATTCGAGTTACCACCCCCGGTCTCAGGGATGgttaactctggaaattcctttggtctctactgagttcggtaaatctgcttttagttttcttGCACCTAATTTGTGGAAAAATCTTGAAAATGTTCTTAAATTGGATGtattggtgcctctagggcaattcagaaagctgattgaggatcTTATTACtgataaatgtttattttttttatatgaccgtgtttttctttctgctttcattttgtatttatattttgatgtgtacattttctgtaatttctgtaattcagggctcatctgtaaaatagACCTTTGTCTCGGTATGACTCCGtgataaaataaagaaaaaagaaTCATCTTGAATTAAAAACAATATTTAGACTGTATTTAGAAAATGGCCATTGCCTATCGAGGAGACTCCCTGCAGTGCAGTGTAAGTCACCTTGCTGTACCAACCTGGCTGTGTCCTGCTGTTAAATCCTCTGACTGATCTAAACACTGAGTATTGGAATGGTATTAGTCTCCAGGActacaggaggggagaggacagcCAAGACCTGGGGATGATATCATTGCCTGAAGATACTGCCAAAGTCCTCTTAACCCTCTCACCCCCGGCACCTTCTGACTTTCCATACAATGTCCAATTATGGTCATTGTTGCAATTTACTCACTTTGGCAATTATTGAGTGTGAGTATACCCCTTTTGAAGTTTATACTCTGGTCCTGCATATGTACCCATATAGAGCAGGCAGAGGTTTAGGATCAGTGTGACTCTGCATGTAGTGGGATCTGATCATTTATACACTGACCTTATAGAGGCAGAGGTCAATGACCTGGTTGCAGATCTCCCTCAGGTCATCGCACACCTGCAGGCGACTGTGGACGAACGCACACAGCTCCTCGTTGCCGATGGCGTCCCACACTCCGTCACAAGCCACTATGAGGAACTCGTCTTGCGGGGACCTCTCCAGCTCGTACACCTCTGGCTCTGGGGAGACCAGCTGCTCAGTCTGGGACCTCCAGTCCACCTCCTTAAAGTCAAAGTCTCCCAGGGACCTGGACACGGCCAGGGAGCCGTTCACCCTATGCTGGGTCACCGAGCCGCCCGCGTTCTGTATCCGCTCCTTCTCCCTTGGGTTGAAGGGCTTGTGGTCCTCCGTGTAGAAGATGACCTGGCCGTCACGGCAGAGGAGCGTCCGCGAGTCGCCACAGTTGACGAAGTAGACGTACTGCGGCGAGAGCATGACGGCGGCCGCCGTGGAGCCGCTGCGCTCCCAGCATTCCTGGCGCGTCAGCGTGTGCATGTGGCTGTCAATGGCCAGGAAGCCCTCGACGATCCCCTCCTTCACGTCGTCAGGGTCCTCCTGTGCCTTTACGCGCCCTGGAGGAGAGATCAATACGAGTTAACGACCTGGCctatatgtgacaaataaacataatTAGGTCTCGCTGCCTAAAATCGACATGCAGAAGTTAACTACAGTCTGGCCAACTACAGGATAACTACACATAGTTACAATTCAATTCAACTTTGACCCCCAGCCTTACCAGCTTGGTTCTAGGGGACAAATGCCCATTGTGCCCTTCCAGAGCCCAAATCTCAGAGCTCAGATTGTAGTCCTCtgaggtgactgtctgtctgtcttgctcgTGGCATTATTTTTAATTAATGCCATGTAGGTTAGGATTAAACGTTTGTCTTGAGTTAAGTAGCAGACACTGTAGGCTCAAGTGTCAGATTAAGTATCTCATACTTCGGGCCAAGAACAAGGATCAAGAGgttttcaacaacaacagctgTCAGCCATGTTGTGCTACCATGTTTAGGTTTAGAAAGTAAAACCAAGAGAGATAATGCCTTCGGTATTCAAGATCAAGATTACACTCTCCCTCATACACCATACACATAGCCTACTGCACAGCGGCACCTTGTCATCGCTCAAATTGAAGACACCCATGCCTAAGACAAAGTTGTTCATGGATTTATCAAACAATATCTGTCTGTGGAACACACACTGGAAATAGGTGTTGTAAAATGCTTCCCTACTACATATTCCCTTCAAGTGAAAATGAATTAGGCTGCCAACAATGATTATCAATCCGTTAGTCAAAGTGCGCGGCCCAATTTGGTACCTGTAGCGAGGATGTGTTGCAGCAGGTTATGGGAGCAGTACTGTGCCACCGTGTTGCCAGCGTGTCCATCAAACACTGCATAGTAGCCCCACTCCGCCAGCTCCCCTCCCATCTCCGGCATGCAGGTGTGGGCGTCCTCCATCTGCGCCCTCCAGCCCTGCATGCTGGCCGTTGCATAGTTGACCCCCCACTGAGACCTCCCCTCGGCCGTGTGTTTATCCAGGATGGGCCGGTCCAGGTAGACGCTCGGCCCGTTATCCTCATCACTGAAGTCCTCTTCGTTCCCCTCCTGGccatccctctgtcccccctTAAAGAAGAAGGTGACCATCTTCTCTGTCTCCTTGGCTAGCTGGCGGAGGAAGGAGGGCACCTCCACGGTGCTGGCCCGCCTGGCCGTCCTCATGGCTCCTCGGAGGCGCCGCTCGAGTCTCTTTCCTGACCTGGCACTGGTCCTcttgttcccctctctcctccttctcccagtCTGTGTCCCCCGCAGCAGGTCCAGGGCAGTGGGTTTAGCTGGACACGCTGAGCAGGTGGACAATGTGTCAACTCTGGACTGTAGAGTTGTGTTCAGGTGGGCTTCACTAGATACTGGCAGAAATCGTGGTGGCCATCCTTGTCTTTGTAAACCTAGCTTGTGGGCGTAGTTTCTGGATTCCTAGCGTTTGTCTCAATGTGTATGTGCTGTGATATGTGgagtgtatgtgtctgtatggtgtccactctatctccttctctgtctttctacagttctttctctcctgtccctggCCAGTGTTTGCCCTGTGATGCTATTGGcctaaatatctctctctctctctctctctctctctctctctttctctactctactctactctactctactagaTAATCTCCAACCTGCGAGGGATCTTAGATTAGCACTGCATGACCGAATGTACAGTATGGATGATGAGCCTGTCAGCGTTTCATAGCAGCACGGTGGACAGATAGAATGAGCTCTCCAactctctgtaactggatcccCGCAGTTTATTTTCAGAACTGTCAGCAATTTATTCACTGAATATAGTCCACCACactctttctccttttctctccttctctttaacacgatgccacacacacaacacacacacacacacacattagaatGGATTAGCCCATCAGTGACTCATCTGATACGGAGGACCCAGATTATTATCCAGGTGTGTCATGATTAAACCAGTTTAACACAAGTCAGTTCACCTCATTACTGATATAACTGAAGCATGAGGGAAATCCTCACTCAACAGGTGTGATCCGGGCCCCTAGCTATCGTATAAGTATAGGCATTCCCCTTCCACCTCTGCTGTTTCTCTTAAGACAATTACCTGGTGTGTATTTGCAGCTTCTGACCTATTTTGGATGCAGTCGTTCTGGCGTGGTCTAGTAGATTACTGGATTTAAAGTTGTGTATACATGAGGTTGGGAGCTGATCACGCTATCTATAGAGCCCGTTATAGGTCGAGTTGTGTGTTTAGGTTGGGAATGGGACCCGCTATATGGTGGTCAGATACAGAAGTGAATGAGTAAGTAACCTACACATGCACTCGCCtctgtatttatttggacagtgaagctaaaatgtGTACATTTGGCTCTATTCTCCCACGTTTTGGAttggagatcaaatgtttcagatgaggtgacagtacagaatgtcaccttttatttgagggtatttctcATATgtgttttaccatttagaaatgaatgcACTTTATGTATATATTCCCCCCATTTGAAGACGTGTCTTTTACACAAATTCACTTGTATATTAAAGTAGTCGAAAcgttagtatttggtcccatattctttGCATGTGACTTGTGGTTCATTGTGACTTGTGGCTCTAAAAACTTGTTGGATGTATttacagtttgttttggttgtgtttcggattgtaccgatgtacgctgagagtcgggaagca comes from Salvelinus alpinus chromosome 21, SLU_Salpinus.1, whole genome shotgun sequence and encodes:
- the LOC139547486 gene encoding protein phosphatase 1A-like, with the translated sequence MRTARRASTVEVPSFLRQLAKETEKMVTFFFKGGQRDGQEGNEEDFSDEDNGPSVYLDRPILDKHTAEGRSQWGVNYATASMQGWRAQMEDAHTCMPEMGGELAEWGYYAVFDGHAGNTVAQYCSHNLLQHILATGRVKAQEDPDDVKEGIVEGFLAIDSHMHTLTRQECWERSGSTAAAVMLSPQYVYFVNCGDSRTLLCRDGQVIFYTEDHKPFNPREKERIQNAGGSVTQHRVNGSLAVSRSLGDFDFKEVDWRSQTEQLVSPEPEVYELERSPQDEFLIVACDGVWDAIGNEELCAFVHSRLQVCDDLREICNQVIDLCLYKGSLDNMSIIIVTFPGAPQVSQEALQKEAELETILEAKVEEIVNLLKSRDKDPDLLYVMKFLVSEDIPGLPPGGGVTSKRDCVISAYQKFVTPFRSLEPMVGDDQT